Proteins encoded within one genomic window of Fusarium musae strain F31 chromosome 4, whole genome shotgun sequence:
- a CDS encoding hypothetical protein (BUSCO:EOG092645U1): MATKEKKEKKPKASKSELKTESSGKTIEIEKVESTEVAEMAESEAAVSSSKRKIELEEIEVDVDAPEPPSKRAKRALKKGKSLPSKQDSDDEKRGDKDGKDKKAARSEHSVWIGNMPFHVTATELRKWLVDNSGGVITEEMITRVKLPTNKEPGRDKSVKPANKGFAYVDFTEIGPKVSAISLTESDLGGRKLLIKDATSFEGRPKKEAESTEEDANEGKTSKEQKQDANASRKIFVGNMSFKTTEDDLYRNFEKCGEIEWAKVATFEDTGKCKGFGWVKFQDPTAAAWAVKGFVKIKEAVDTEDDFKDDEEKDKSQQKQFKTRKWWVNRMLGRELKVELAEDDQVRYKKRFGKDRKALPDKDSNPRGRPPPRKYDQTNGAVRESHDTRGGAAKPLKEAEDISVARLTGAVVKHTGTKMTFD; encoded by the coding sequence aTGGCgacaaaggaaaagaaagagaagaagcccaaagCTTCGAAGTCGGAATTGAAGACCGAGAGCTCCGGGAAGACTATCGAAATTGAGAAGGTCGAATCGACAGAAGTTGCTGAGATGGCAGAGTCTGAAGCCGCTGTATCTTCTTCCAAGCGCAAGATCGAACTCGAAGAAATCGAAGTCGACGTAGACGCACCCGAGCCCCCGTCTAAGCGTGCAAAGCGTGCCCTCAAAAAGGGAAAGTCATTGCCCTCGAAACAGGATAGCGATGACGAGAAAAGGGGCGATAAAGATGGCAAGGATAAGAAAGCCGCTCGGTCAGAGCACAGTGTCTGGATCGGCAACATGCCATTTCATGTCACGGCTACAGAACTTCGCAAGTGGCTCGTCGATAACTCCGGAGGCGTCATCACTGAAGAGATGATCACTCGGGTCAAGCTACCAACCAACAAGGAACCTGGCCGGGATAAGAGTGTCAAACCAGCAAACAAGGGGTTTGCCTACGTCGATTTTACAGAAATCGGTCCCAAAGTCTCCGCTATCTCTCTGACCGAGAGTGACCTTGGTGGTCGAAAACTTCTCATCAAGGATGCGACATCGTTTGAGGGTCGGCCCAAAAAGGAGGCTGAGTCCACAGAAGAGGATGCCAATGAGGGAAAGACCAGCAAGGAGCAAAAGCAAGATGCCAATGCCAGTCGCAAGATTTTTGTGGGCAATATGAGCTTCAAAACAACTGAGGACGATCTATACAGAAACTTTGAGAAGTGCGGCGAGATCGAATGGGCCAAGGTTGCGACCTTCGAGGATACTGGGAAGTGCAAGGGCTTTGGCTGGGTCAAGTTCCAGGACCccactgctgctgcatgGGCGGTCAAAGGTTTTGTCAAAATTAAAGAGGCAGTCGACACAGAGGACGATTTcaaggacgatgaagagaaggacaagtCGCAGCAGAAGCAGTTCAAGACACGCAAGTGGTGGGTAAACCGAATGCTGGGTCGCGAGCTCAAGGTGGAGTTGGCCGAGGATGATCAAGTACGGTACAAGAAGCGGTTCGGCAAGGATCGTAAGGCGCTTCCCGACAAGGACAGTAACCCACGAGGTCGACCTCCGCCGCGCAAGTATGATCAAACGAATGGCGCAGTGCGGGAGAGTCATGATACTCGTGGGGGGGCTGCGAAGCCGctcaaggaggctgaggataTATCTGTTGCGAGACTGACGGGCGCGGTTGTGAAGCATACGGGTACCAAGATGACGTTTGACTAA
- the STS1 gene encoding Tethering factor for nuclear proteasome sts1 has translation MNVLLSPQPPVFPHQHENPRLSPQRSLPPFHSMTSRKRKADEDGDETMSPRSSPTISARPLARPSKKVRSNEVIGRPLALPRLLETLDTSQLRTVLERICETHPDIGHEVVSQAPRPSVTSALQVLQGYEAKLKDAIPYGETSPEYTYYRIKEPLVALIDALSDFTPQFLPPNETQPTKSLEFLDEATNIIHRLPNWEPQTYRHHKETAYEEISKAWALVINEAGKRAGGLNLHTGGWDQILSRHNEQSGDRLASAIHTMSTSVGWIGANANPGAGGPSDPNSILNQLMSGTYGAPVRVGPW, from the exons ATGAACGTTCTGCTCTCGCCTCAGCCCCCTGTCTTCCCTCATCAACACGAAAACCCTCGTCTCTCCCCACAGCGATCCC TGCCCCCCTTTCACAGTATGACCTCTCGAAAGCGAAAAGCTgacgaggatggtgatgaaacCATGTCACCCAGGAGTTCCCCTACTATCTCTGCTCGGCCTCTAGCTCGACCATCGAAAAAAGTTCGATCCAACGAAGTCATCGGTCGACCTCTTGCACTTCCACGACTTCTCGAGACTCTCGATACGTCTCAGCTCAGAACCGTTCTTGAGCGCATATGCGAAACTCATCCCGATATTGGTCATGAGGTTGTCTCACAAGCTCCTCGACCTTCAGTTACGTCTGCCTTGCAAGTTTTGCAAGGCTACGAGGCGAAGTTGAAGGATGCTATTCCATACGGCGAGACTAGCCCGGAATACACCTACTATCGGATCAAAGAGCCACTGGTTGCTTTGATTGACGCACTATCAGACTTCACCCCTCAATTTCTCCCACCAAATGAAACCCAGCCTACCAAATCACTTGAGTTCTTGGACGAGGCCACAAACATTATTCATAGACTTCCCAATTGGGAGCCGCAGACATACCGACACCATAAAGAAACTGCATATGAAGAAATATCGAAGGCATGGGCACTTGTTATCAACGAGGCTGGCAAGAGGGCCGGAGGTCTCAACTTACATACTGGAGGATGGGATCAAATTTTGTCTCGACACAATGAACAATCCGGTGATCGCCTTGCCTCAGCAATCCACACTATGTCCACCAGCGTTGGATGGATAGGCGCCAACGCAAACCCAGGAGCTGGAGGGCCTTCTGACCCTAATTCTATTCTCAACCAGCTCATGTCTGGTACCTATGGAGCTCCCGTTAGAGTCGGGCCCTGGTAG
- a CDS encoding hypothetical protein (EggNog:ENOG41~BUSCO:EOG09261PJZ) — protein sequence MPAYVPRRVAFNVLITNGFTSPGDQHTTVTNPFEEPRIRVAEWAAKDIATISAKLDKQLGPEYISARAGPGGTKVHYLTAEKCITLANEVFGFNGWSSSIQNIQVDFADENPQTQRVSIGLSVIVRITLRDGTYHEDIGYGSIENAKGKAMAFEKAKKEGTTDGLKRALRSFGNVLGNCIYDKDYVKQVTKMKAEPVKKFDQDNLHRHADYIKRDVLRQEPAAASTSAAPAAPVVKTEPVPPLPVAESFDDYLGELDEADFCVPEDGHPDEIMLSTSILGQSANEGPINRTAAQQVQQQTGRSNSTGPPNRAPQTPIHGQQRPAPLNGAATLSNRPQGGPSGRTTPNQIGNPRLPPNGPQNMPETVGFFSAKAVNQLPESTLEGSSSARLVLPQGQQAFNPKAESPSIRKTPGIDHSSSKPVAKNGQHVAPTNSQVTVAPATRSNTNSFTPVRPSMPSSQSARGNVINPSLDQTRRIGAPSGPGSPLANRGSYRPPAMKRPPPVDGRTALADLPANGNGGTAPTAASGLEAKRQKTG from the exons ATGCCTGCGTATGTCCCTAGACGTGTCGCGTTTAATGTTCTTATCACTAACGGCTTCACCAGTCCAGGCGATCAGCACACTACAGTGACGAATCCCTTTGAGGAGCCGCGTATACGAGTCGCCGAATGGGCTGCCAAGGACATTGCAACTATCTCAGCGAAACTGGATAAACAACTTGGCCCCGAGTACATTTCTGCCCGTGCAGGTCCTGGTGGTACCAAAGTTCATTACTTAACTGCTGAGAAGTGTATCACCTTGGCGAATGAAGTATTTGGTTTTAACGGATGGTCGTCCTCCATTCAAAACATTCAGGTTGACTTCGCGGACGAAAATCCTCAAACACAGCGCGTCAGTATCGGTTTATCGGTCATAGTCCGAATTACACTACGCGATGGCACCTACCATGAGGATATTGGATACGGATCCATCGAGAACGCAAAAGGAAAGGCAATGGCTTTCGAAAAGGCTAAGAAGGAGGGCACCACCGACGGACTGAAACGCGCCTTGAGGAGCTTTGGTAACGTCTTGGGCAATTGCATATACGACAAAGACTACGTGAAACAAGTCACCAAAATGAAAGCCGAGCCCGTTAAAAAGTTTGATCAAGACAATCTCCACCGTCACGCTGACTACATCAAGCGTGATGTTTTAAGACAAGAACCCGCCGCTGCCTCTACTTCTGCCGCGCCCGCTGCGCCTGTGGTTAAGACAGAGCCGGTGCCGCCACTCCCTGTTGCAGAGTCATTTGACGATTATCTTGGAG AGCTCGACGAGGCAGACTTCTGTGTTCCAGAAGATGGCCACCCGGACGAAATTATGCTTTCAACATCAATCCTGGGCCAATCTGCAAATGAGGGACCCATCAACAGAACAGCAGCCCAACAAGTTCAGCAGCAAACTGGCAGGTCGAATTCTACTGGACCTCCGAATCGAGCACCGCAAACTCCGATACATGGACAGCAACGTCCAGCCCCCCTGAATGGTGCAGCCACACTTTCCAATCGCCCGCAAGGTGGACCTTCGGGACGAACAACTCCAAATCAGATTGGCAACCCTCGTCTGCCACCTAATGGACCTCAAAATATGCCCGAAACCGTAGGGTTCTTCTCTGCAAAGGCCGTGAATCAACTACCGGAATCCACTCTAGAGGGTTCGAGTAGTGCTCGTCTTGTTTTGCCACAGGGACAGCAGGCCTTCAACCCCAAGGCAGAAAGCCCATCTATTCGAAAAACCCCTGGCATCGACCACTCTTCATCCAAACCTGTTGCAAAGAATGGCCAACATGTTGCCCCGACTAATAGCCAAGTAACAGTGGCACCTGCTACGCGCTCTAACACGAATAGCTTCACCCCGGTGCGACCTTCGATGCCCAGCTCCCAGAGCGCACGCGGAAATGTCATAAACCCTTCGCTCGATCAAACTCGTCGAATTGGCGCACCTTCCGGCCCAGGAAGTCCACTCGCAAATAGGGGCAGCTATCGACCCCCAGCAATGAAACGACCTCCTCCAGTGGATGGTAGAACTGCACTAGCCGACCTCCCCGCTAACGGAAACGGAGGGACAGCACCAACTGCGGCAAGCGGATTGGAAGCAAAGCGACAGAAGACGGGGTAG
- a CDS encoding hypothetical protein (EggNog:ENOG41): MSVSVVASLRPLRRRCWQHPASGLLSVQLRSRTATVNFWAIVGLRSDQCRFQTSNSSNNRHDGDLEARKNQLPKKSQPTLPQITFRQFAGRALAAGLRSLVVAMSPTGIKTAFRQSPGATTLGIFIAYPRPFPCGNDISLGVVSVIGAYTVYLYFNYFYHYQFTRYPKPIANSLRRALYYTNISPDSELALKYYKRAMDQCAEHGLDPYSDEVLGIRIQTSHWLQKIGNYNGCLQVLEGILSDCNRWIRVMEHSVKEGKVNDEGRLVKPASETSKASSTHDVNNAASPNEQEATDEDFVPESLWHKRQRLLTKTVGIAIKLGELYADEHVLDPDSSQKHLIWAVETALKEFRRRKEEGIKPGEGDWLSPEQMGGAMESLGRDYERKNQFHLAIPLFFQALRLCEAPCHRPIIMNNLAASFAQHPIFVPPTSEPSEMIKELHDPAMPATRKECLEAAQNWAKNAYKHAKDVSGDERTEECDEACAVALCNWGDVAAMLGNNDLARKKYKQCIEMAGKLGFPHAVKQAQSGLAKLN, translated from the exons ATGTCGGTGTCAGTAGTTGCATCGCTGAGGCCCCTCCGCCGGAGATGCTGGCAGCACCCAGCTTCCGGCCTGTTGTCCGTCCAATTACGTTCACGAACAGCCACGGTCAACTTCTGGGCCATTGTTGGCCTCCGGTCGGACCAGTGTCGATTCCAAACAAGCAATTCGTCAAATAatcgccatgatggagatCTTGAAGCCAGGAAGAACCAGTTACCCAAGAAAAGTCAACCGACACTACCACAGATCACATTTCGCCAATTCGCTGGTCgtgctcttgctgctggcctACGTAGTCTTGTAGTCGCCATGAGTCCTACCGGTATTAAGACAGCGTTCCGACAGAGCCCGGGTGCAACAACACTAGGAATCTTCAT AGCATACCCTCGGCCATTTCCTTGTGGTAACGATATTAGCCTCGGTGTGGTGTCGGTCATTGGCGCATACACCGTCTACCTTTACTTCAACTACTTCTATCACTACCAATTTACACGATATCCAAAGCCCATCGCAAACTCTCTACGACGAGCTCTATACTATACCAACATCAGTCCCGATTCCGAACTCGCTCTCAAGTACTATAAGCGCGCCATGGATCAATGCGCAGAGCATGGCCTAGATCCCTACTCTGACGAAGTTCTTGGTATTCGTATCCAGACTTCACACTGGCTGCAGAAGATCGGAAACTACAACGGCTGCTTGCAGGTTCTTGAGGGCATCCTTTCCGACTGTAACAGGTGGATTCGGGTTATGGAGCACTCGGTCAAGGAAGGCAAAGTCAACGATGAGGGCAGACTTGTCAAGCCTGCATCCGAGACGTCCAAGGCCTCTTCGACCCATGACGTGAACAATGCCGCTTCTCCCAATGAGCAAGAAGCTACTGACGAGGACTTCGTACCCGAAAGCTTATGGCATAAGAGGCAACGTCTTCTTACTAAGACTGTTGGGATTGCTATCAAACTTGGAGAGCTTTACGCAGACGAACACGTTCTTGACCCTGACAGCTCTCAGAAGCACCTCATTTGGGCTGTTGAAACCGCTTTAAAAGAATTTCGTCGCCGCAAAGAGGAGGGTATCAAGCCTGGAGAGGGTGACTGGCTAAGCCCAGAACAAATGGGTGGCGCTATGGAATCTTTGGGTCGTGACTACGAGCGCAAGAACCAGTTCCACCTCGCGatccctctcttcttccaagctCTTCGTCTTTGTGAGGCGCCCTGCCACCGTCCCATCATTATGAACAACCTCGCTGCCAGCTTCGCCCAACACCCCATATTTGTTCCACCTACCAGCGAGCCCTCCGAGATGATTAAGGAGCTGCATGACCCTGCCATGCCCGCGACTCGGAAGGAGTGCCTAGAAGCTGCGCAGAACTGGGCCAAAAACGCTTATAAGCATGCAAAGGATGTTAGTGGCGATGAGCGTACAGAGGAATGTGACGAGGCTTGCGCTGTTGCTTTGTGTAATTGGGGCGATGTCGCAGCCATGTTGGGCAACAATGACTTGGCTCGCAAGAAGTACAAGCAGTGTATCGAAATGGCGGGCAAGCTTGGTTTTCCACATGCAGTGAAACAGGCTCAGTCAGGGCTTGCTAAGCTGAACTGA